The Vigna unguiculata cultivar IT97K-499-35 chromosome 6, ASM411807v1, whole genome shotgun sequence genome contains a region encoding:
- the LOC114188162 gene encoding pleckstrin homology domain-containing protein 1-like, whose amino-acid sequence MGSLWRAALGMSENSTNYDGVEFWSNPERSGWLTKQGEYIKTWRRRWFVLKQGKLFWFKDSAVTRASRPRGVIPVATCLTVKGAEDILNKPNAFELSTRSDTMYFIADSEKEKEDWINSIGRSIVQHSRSVTDSEIVDYDNNSAKR is encoded by the coding sequence ATGGGGAGCCTGTGGCGCGCGGCGCTTGGCATGTCGGAGAATTCCACCAACTACGACGGCGTCGAGTTTTGGTCCAACCCCGAGCGAAGTGGATGGCTCACCAAGCAGGGCGAGTACATCAAGACCTGGCGCCGCCGTTGGTTCGTCCTTAAGCAGGGCAAACTCTTCTGGTTCAAGGACTCCGCCGTCACACGCGCCTCTCGACCACGCGGTGTCATACCCGTCGCCACGTGCCTCACTGTCAAAGGCGCCGAAGACATCCTCAACAAGCCCAACGCGTTTGAGCTTTCCACGCGCTCCGACACCATGTACTTCATCGCCGATTCCGAAAAGGAGAAGGAAGACTGGATCAACTCCATCGGTCGCTCCATCGTCCAGCACTCGAGATCCGTCACTGATTCCGAGATCGTCGATTATGATAACAACTCCGCCAAGCGCTGA